The following nucleotide sequence is from Acyrthosiphon pisum isolate AL4f chromosome A2, pea_aphid_22Mar2018_4r6ur, whole genome shotgun sequence.
gcaataAACAGTTTTGCCCGGGATACAACCAGTCCCTTGGtgtttatagtagaattaccaaaattctacAACGCATAGGGAACAACTTCATCTGTGTTGTagggttttttttctatcttaaagcatttaccaataatttttaataattaaatgaaaaaaacaaaaaaaaatcctaatgttctcaaactgataactttaattttatttatgttatcacttatccaaataataaaaacgctacgacatagataaatttattccctatgtgttgtggaattttggtaattctactataaataccgaGGGAGTGGTTCAATCCCTCGTATAacagttttttgctatgttgtacattttaagacggaaacaacacatgcaggtatcATGTCATCTtaatagttaacaaattataatatatttaagtttaaatttaataaacagaaaaatattaacttaactcagatAAAATTGAGTTTTAAAGAATCACCTACACACAGTTAAtgttcttatatataaaataacttttataaactaAGGTGGACGTAGGTTctcatacatttttagtaaatgtaaccaaaaaatacaaTCATATACTTtggtatatttacaatatagagAAGATACCTTCTCCacaacataggtatatatataatacaaattataaatatatttacttggaAACAATACTATCATCACGTTCTgttcttaatttatattctttaaattttctTCGATCTGAATGAGCTTCCTCTACGTCTTTCTgagatatatttaaaagaattcGTTCATTATCCTTAGAGAGCCTTATATcttaacaacataaaattaataatagattgatttattattcagtatatttattttattaactatagggtaataataatgtaatttgttgcataatatgttttatatttttggttaaaatacctctttatgaaatataaatttaaataatcaagtaCTTTTAATAGGAAAATTTTTCCAAGGGTTATGTCTCACATAGTATAGGCCAACGTTACTTTTTTCTGACCTTTTACTGTTATCTGACCTGAAACAtttattaaagaatttaaattataatcacaatatTCATAAGGGATACCACATGAGCTAACTAACTTGTAATATGTAAATCATGTTTAAAGTAAATTTCTTAACATTACAAAATgtgcttttaaaataaattgtactagAATCAGAAGACAATACACATAATtacaatttcatataaattattaataaaataaatatattatattcaatattagatgaTAGATACCGATATGATTAGTTTTGACATAAGATactcaaaaaattgaaaatatttatgtgggtatatagtatatatcgtATAAGCAGGGCTGGTTTTGGGTATTTTTCTGCTTGgtgcaatattacaataatatgtctatatctGTGGTCAAAATGTCACCCCTAATTATCCACTTATAATTTTCGCCCGGTGCGGATGCACTGCTTTACTCTATCCCAGTAGGGTGACATAGGGGGATGAGCAGAACTGGCATGTTCTTTTGTGGGACAGAGTATAGTACGTACcagaattttattttaggaaccaggtgtattttaattttatataacaatatataggtggATTTACACATTCtccattgtaataattaatctttgtattgataatatcaaatatgaaattgaaagattataaaacatattttgaagaaatctgaattatgtaatacatactatgttttttgtataaatatggcCAAAGAGGGTTTTTAACACTTAAAACACCCTTCTAGGAACTACTcactggtatataatatataaatatttaagcggtgatattattatattttgtgtacttttatattataatatgcatcaaatgattttaaattatatacatactttaaTACTTTTGAAGCAGTTGGAAATTTAATTGCTTCATtagtatcaattaatttttcatctTGTATCtctttaataaacaatttattgtttgtttcctaaaataaaattagttgttttaataattataagcataatatataataataggtctTACATTCAATTCTCCGAAGGGATATTCTTCCATTACAGTTTTGACATCgtctaaattattttcagtttttatattgtctttttttgataaaactttatttcttgttaattcaaatgatttttttgacCATCCCTGAGCATAATACGATCCCAATTTCGGTTTATCTTGACTATACATACTTAATCGATTTGAGTTGACCGAAAACGATTGGGTTTTAGCAGGTTTACTTAAAGCTATCTTAGAAAGCTCTTTCAGTATATTGTTatccatattattactatgattgTCATTGTCCGTGTCTTTATAACCAGATTCCTCCAACATATTATCTAAATCTTTGCAATGTTGAACTAAATCCTAAAATCATTAAGTTTAAAtcattctaaatatatttattttgtctatAATTGTGATAAtgacaatacaaatttaatcaaaGTATTACGTACAAaactttctttctttcttttcttatataattcaccatatatatattttccggTAGTAAGTGATAGAGTTGATATAATTTggattaaatttttcattttactttggATAGGGTTATAAATTCCAGCTTCTAAGG
It contains:
- the LOC100574598 gene encoding uncharacterized protein LOC100574598 isoform X3, which encodes MEEEDFKFKYNSEEDFNRAYKKVIRRRQKQMDDQHWNIYMESIKDTDSKKTFTIENNTEVKQSEHSFNKGSNSHFSTDDSVNVHSLHDPSDLNNIHGLRNRLFITFNEFSKILENALSPPVLKSAKKKQIKIKECDQLPNNYICDLNSLLSEIKKESKNEDLHGKKNKNNVTLRKSFQIKLIKCYKLAINATKECSKTLEAGIYNPIQSKMKNLIQIISTLSLTTGKYIYGELYKKRKKESFDLVQHCKDLDNMLEESGYKDTDNDNHSNNMDNNILKELSKIALSKPAKTQSFSVNSNRLSMYSQDKPKLGSYYAQGWSKKSFELTRNKVLSKKDNIKTENNLDDVKTVMEEYPFGELNETNNKLFIKEIQDEKLIDTNEAIKFPTASKVLKSDNSKRSEKSNVGLYYVRHNPWKNFPIKST
- the LOC100574598 gene encoding uncharacterized protein LOC100574598 isoform X1, encoding MEEEDFKFKYNSEEDFNRAYKKVIRRRQKQMDDQHWNIYMESIKDTDSKKTFTIENNTEVKQSEHSFNKGSNSHFSTDDSVNVHSLHDPSDLNNIHGLRNRLFITFNEFSKILENALSPPVLKSAKKKQIKIKECDQLPNNYICDLNSLLSEIKKESKNEDLHGKKNKNNVTLRKSFQIKLIKCYKLAINATKECSKTLEAGIYNPIQSKMKNLIQIISTLSLTTGKYIYGELYKKRKKESFDLVQHCKDLDNMLEESGYKDTDNDNHSNNMDNNILKELSKIALSKPAKTQSFSVNSNRLSMYSQDKPKLGSYYAQGWSKKSFELTRNKVLSKKDNIKTENNLDDVKTVMEEYPFGELNETNNKLFIKEIQDEKLIDTNEAIKFPTASKVLKSDNSKRSEKSNVGLYYVRHNPWKNFPIKNIRLSKDNERILLNISQKDVEEAHSDRRKFKEYKLRTERDDSIVSKITELVLQDLVNEVLTKIFDAIIFETIRREFIE
- the LOC100574598 gene encoding uncharacterized protein LOC100574598 isoform X2; the protein is MDDQHWNIYMESIKDTDSKKTFTIENNTEVKQSEHSFNKGSNSHFSTDDSVNVHSLHDPSDLNNIHGLRNRLFITFNEFSKILENALSPPVLKSAKKKQIKIKECDQLPNNYICDLNSLLSEIKKESKNEDLHGKKNKNNVTLRKSFQIKLIKCYKLAINATKECSKTLEAGIYNPIQSKMKNLIQIISTLSLTTGKYIYGELYKKRKKESFDLVQHCKDLDNMLEESGYKDTDNDNHSNNMDNNILKELSKIALSKPAKTQSFSVNSNRLSMYSQDKPKLGSYYAQGWSKKSFELTRNKVLSKKDNIKTENNLDDVKTVMEEYPFGELNETNNKLFIKEIQDEKLIDTNEAIKFPTASKVLKSDNSKRSEKSNVGLYYVRHNPWKNFPIKNIRLSKDNERILLNISQKDVEEAHSDRRKFKEYKLRTERDDSIVSKITELVLQDLVNEVLTKIFDAIIFETIRREFIE